A region of Lichenibacterium dinghuense DNA encodes the following proteins:
- a CDS encoding transglycosylase domain-containing protein has translation MVRGGEGFGARLRRVLLSFDGWFDSFVFERGRGTLDAYERFSIFTERFAVFGWRRWAVEIACEGLTLGLGAGIVALALAIPAFHETSDDWLKKQDLAVTFLDRTGVEVGRRGILHDDSVPVSQMPPYLIQAVLATEDRRFFDHYGIDPIGTARALTVNAGSSGVVQGGSTLTQQLAKNLFLSNERTFSRKIKEAYLALWLEHHLTKREILQTYLDRVYMGGGTFGIQAASEFYFGKSVRDVTLPEAAMLAGLFKAPTKYAPHINLPAARARAGDVLSNLVDAGYMTEGQVYPARRNPATPVDRTREVAPDWYLDFAYDEVRRLALAGKLGSSRVLTVRTALDSAIQARSESVIEDQLREKGPAFHAKQSAMVLMEPDGAVRAIVGGRDYGASQFNRAIVAQRQPGSSFKPFVYLAALETGRFKPTTPVTDSPVCIGDYCVRNFEGEQMGTLPLWAALAHSLNTVAIKLSIAVGNGSPRAGRAKIVALAHALGITTPLEDTVSLPIGAREVTAIDMATAYAGFANGGKRVQPFAAVDIKDGHGDLVYRHDRDGPQPRQVAPAADVAMLNTMLARVVTDGTGRAARLDDAVAVGKTGTTNEYRNAWFCGFTGNYVAVVWFGNDDYSPMDKVTGGTLPAQTWHDIMEFAQAGTEARPPFGLGPSGQAVAVAAAAPLAGNTRPAGNDRSTLSPRAAAALGAIASLVSDAGRPRLAGDEAFASEARDAAAPRIP, from the coding sequence CGCTGGGCGGTTGAGATCGCCTGCGAGGGGCTGACGCTGGGGCTCGGCGCCGGGATCGTGGCCCTGGCGCTGGCGATCCCCGCGTTCCACGAGACCAGCGACGACTGGCTGAAGAAACAGGACCTCGCCGTCACCTTCCTCGACCGCACGGGCGTGGAGGTCGGGCGCCGCGGCATCCTGCACGACGACAGCGTGCCCGTGTCGCAGATGCCGCCCTACCTGATCCAGGCCGTGCTGGCCACGGAGGACCGGCGCTTCTTCGACCACTACGGGATCGACCCGATCGGCACCGCGCGGGCGCTCACCGTCAACGCCGGCTCGTCCGGCGTGGTGCAGGGCGGCTCGACCCTGACCCAGCAGCTCGCCAAGAACCTGTTCCTGTCCAACGAGCGCACCTTCTCGCGCAAGATCAAGGAGGCCTATCTGGCGCTGTGGCTGGAGCACCACCTGACGAAGCGCGAGATCCTGCAGACCTACCTCGACCGCGTCTACATGGGCGGCGGCACCTTCGGCATCCAGGCGGCCTCGGAATTCTACTTCGGCAAGTCGGTGCGCGACGTCACGCTGCCGGAGGCCGCCATGCTGGCCGGCCTGTTCAAGGCGCCCACCAAATACGCGCCCCACATCAACCTGCCGGCCGCCCGCGCCCGCGCCGGCGACGTGCTGTCGAACCTCGTCGACGCCGGCTACATGACCGAAGGGCAGGTGTACCCGGCCCGCCGCAACCCCGCGACGCCGGTGGACCGCACCCGCGAGGTCGCCCCTGACTGGTACCTCGACTTCGCCTACGACGAGGTGCGCCGGCTGGCCCTGGCCGGCAAGCTCGGGTCGAGCCGCGTGCTGACCGTCCGCACGGCGCTCGACTCCGCCATCCAGGCCCGCAGCGAATCCGTGATCGAGGACCAGCTCCGCGAGAAGGGCCCGGCCTTCCACGCCAAGCAGAGCGCCATGGTGCTGATGGAGCCGGACGGCGCCGTGCGGGCCATCGTGGGCGGGCGCGACTACGGCGCCAGCCAGTTCAACCGCGCCATCGTGGCGCAGCGCCAGCCCGGCTCCTCCTTCAAGCCCTTCGTCTACCTCGCGGCGCTCGAAACCGGCAGGTTCAAGCCGACCACGCCCGTGACGGACTCGCCGGTGTGCATCGGCGACTATTGCGTGCGCAACTTCGAGGGCGAGCAGATGGGCACGCTGCCGCTGTGGGCCGCCCTGGCCCACTCGCTCAACACCGTGGCGATCAAGCTGTCGATCGCCGTCGGCAACGGCTCGCCCCGCGCGGGCCGCGCCAAGATCGTCGCCCTGGCGCACGCGCTCGGCATCACCACGCCGCTCGAAGACACGGTGTCGCTGCCCATCGGCGCCCGCGAGGTCACGGCCATCGACATGGCGACCGCCTATGCGGGCTTCGCCAACGGCGGCAAGCGCGTGCAGCCCTTCGCGGCCGTGGACATCAAGGACGGCCACGGCGACCTCGTGTACCGCCACGACCGCGACGGGCCGCAGCCCCGTCAGGTGGCCCCCGCGGCCGACGTCGCGATGCTGAACACCATGCTGGCCCGGGTGGTGACGGACGGGACGGGGCGGGCCGCCCGCCTCGACGACGCCGTCGCGGTCGGCAAGACCGGGACCACGAACGAGTACCGCAACGCCTGGTTCTGCGGCTTCACGGGCAACTACGTGGCGGTGGTCTGGTTCGGCAACGACGACTATTCGCCCATGGACAAGGTGACGGGCGGCACGCTGCCGGCCCAGACCTGGCACGACATCATGGAATTCGCCCAGGCCGGCACCGAGGCGCGCCCGCCCTTCGGCCTCGGCCCGTCGGGTCAGGCCGTGGCGGTCGCGGCGGCGGCGCCCCTGGCCGGCAACACGCGGCCGGCCGGCAACGACCGCTCCACGCTGTCGCCGCGCGCCGCGGCGGCGCTCGGCGCCATCGCGTCGCTGGTGTCCGACGCCGGGCGACCGCGGCTGGCCGGCGACGAGGCCTTCGCGTCCGAGGCCCGGGACGCCGCGGCGCCCCGCATCCCGTGA
- a CDS encoding DUF1214 domain-containing protein, which translates to MTAVSPHGRAPALPRRATDGLGERARSPVLPGAGALGILCVGLALGLAATAVVVGRGWDPGAVAIGPWVTRPKVGTTAIDPYARAELARTGAVPLAASEGLSFTATTDDTGYRLLRTCTYRLAGDVPPARFWTLTATDPAGRALGDPARRTAFTSSGVVRDEAGRVAVEVGPEARPGNWLMLSGEGPLTLTLRLYDTSLAGNAGEVADAALPSIVRQGCGGTKS; encoded by the coding sequence GTGACGGCGGTATCGCCCCACGGCCGCGCCCCCGCCCTGCCCCGGCGGGCGACGGACGGCCTCGGCGAACGGGCGCGCTCGCCCGTCCTGCCCGGCGCCGGCGCGCTGGGCATCCTGTGCGTCGGCCTCGCGCTCGGCCTCGCCGCCACCGCGGTCGTGGTCGGCCGCGGCTGGGACCCCGGCGCGGTCGCGATCGGCCCCTGGGTGACGCGGCCCAAGGTCGGCACCACGGCGATCGACCCATACGCCCGGGCCGAACTCGCCCGGACCGGCGCCGTCCCCCTGGCGGCCAGCGAGGGCCTGAGCTTCACGGCCACGACGGACGACACGGGCTACCGCCTCCTACGGACCTGCACCTACCGCCTGGCCGGCGACGTCCCGCCCGCGCGCTTCTGGACGCTGACGGCGACCGACCCGGCCGGACGCGCGCTGGGCGACCCGGCGCGGCGCACGGCCTTCACGTCTTCGGGCGTCGTCCGCGACGAGGCGGGCCGGGTCGCCGTCGAGGTCGGCCCCGAGGCGCGGCCGGGGAACTGGCTGATGCTGTCGGGCGAGGGCCCGCTGACCCTGACGCTGCGCCTCTACGACACGTCCCTGGCCGGCAATGCGGGGGAGGTGGCGGACGCGGCCCTCCCCAGCATCGTCCGCCAGGGCTGCGGGGGGACGAAATCGTGA
- a CDS encoding DUF1254 domain-containing protein, whose amino-acid sequence MSQRGIVAALTLLAIVFAAGIVHVASLLILPRVAPDDAFARLAAATPENGVSVLPRAGSPGAVLPGGDPSVASAVCRYDLDRGPLRVVAPVDGEAFTAMTLHSRSGVAFYGLNDRSRIDDRLDIVVMTARQLEAAKDRDAADAPVRDVRVVAPEPRGFVRVDVLPRVGGDAEARRALSAVSCRVERPS is encoded by the coding sequence GTGAGCCAGCGCGGGATCGTCGCCGCCCTCACGCTCCTGGCCATCGTGTTCGCCGCGGGCATCGTCCACGTGGCGTCGCTGCTGATCCTGCCGCGGGTCGCGCCGGACGACGCCTTCGCCCGGCTCGCGGCCGCCACGCCCGAGAACGGCGTGTCGGTGCTGCCGCGCGCCGGCTCGCCGGGCGCGGTCCTGCCGGGCGGCGATCCGTCCGTGGCGAGCGCGGTGTGCCGCTACGACCTCGACCGCGGCCCGCTGCGGGTCGTGGCCCCGGTCGACGGCGAGGCCTTCACGGCGATGACGCTGCATTCGCGCTCCGGCGTGGCCTTCTACGGCCTCAACGACCGGTCCCGGATCGACGACAGGCTCGACATCGTCGTGATGACCGCGCGCCAGCTCGAGGCCGCGAAGGACCGGGACGCCGCTGACGCGCCGGTGCGGGACGTCCGCGTGGTCGCGCCGGAGCCGCGGGGCTTCGTCAGGGTCGACGTGCTCCCGCGCGTCGGCGGCGACGCCGAGGCGCGGCGCGCCCTGTCAGCCGTGAGCTGCCGCGTCGAACGACCGTCCTGA